From the Finegoldia magna ATCC 29328 genome, the window ACTGAAGAAGTCGGCAAAAAAGCTTTGAAATATTTGGTTGACAATAGTGGTTCAAGAAAATTCTTGGAAGTGGATTTCTTCGGCGGAGAACCTTTAATGGATTTCGAGCTTGTTAAGAAATTAGTTAAATACGGCAACGAAATAGCCGAGGAAAAAGGTAAGAAATTCAGATTTACTATAACTACTAATGGTGTTTTATTAGACGATGACAAGATAGATTTTATCAACAAAAATATGCACAACGTTGTTCTTAGTCTTGATGGTAGAAAATCTGTCAACGATAATATGAGAAAAACTTTGAATGATAAGGGCTCTTACGATTTAATCGTTCCTAAATTCCAAAAGCTTATTAAAGGAAGAAAAGGAAAATATTATTATGTTAGAGGAACATTTACTAAGAAGAATTTGGATTTTTCAGAAGATGTAAAACATTTCAAAGATTTGGGATTTGAATTGTCAAGTATTGAACCTGTTGTAGACAGCGATTACGATGATTACGCTATTACTAAAGAAGATTTGGACACTGTTTTAAATGAATACGAAAAGTTAGCAGTGGAATATGCAAAAGATCAAGTAAATGGTTCTAACTTCAAGTTCTTCCATTTTATGGTTGATTTGACTCAAGGTCCTTGTGTTATTAAAAGAATGCAAGGTTGTGGAGCTGGCTGCGAATACGTTGCAGTTACTCCAGAAGGAGACATCTATCCTTGTCACCAATTTGTCGGCAATGAAAAATTCAAAATGGGCAATATTTTAGATGAAAATCTAACTTTACCAGAAGATATGCGTGAAGAATTTTTGAATTGTCATGTATTTACAAAAGAAGATTGCAAGAATTGTTGGTGCAAATTCTACTGTTCTGGTGGTTGCCATGCAAATGCGTACAATTTTAATAACGATATTTACAAACCTTATGAATTAGGTTGCGCAATGCAAAAGAAACGTACTGAATGTGCAATTATGGTTGAAGTGGAGAAAATGTTGAATGCGTAATTTGTATGATAATCTTATAAATAGAAAAGAAAAAGTAAGCTTTCATATGCCTGGTCATAAGGGCAAGATGTTGGAAGGAATGAACGATTTTCTTGAAAATATTTTAAAGATTGATGTAACAGAATTATCTGATACAGATGATTTGTACCATGCAAATAATATTATAGCTGAGGGCAGGAATAATCTTGCCCTTTTTTCGCATGCAAAAAAATCAATGTATCTTGTCAATGGTTCAACCTCTGGTATCGTCGCAAGTATAATGAGCGTATTAGATGAGAACGAAAAAATTTTGATAGAGAAAAATTGTCACAAATCCGTAATCAACGGCGTAAGACTCGCACGTGGAGAATCTGTGGAGATCGACTGTGATGGAGTGTGTGAACAAGAAGTTTTGATAGAAAATTTGAAAAAAGATTCATCTATCAAAGCAGTTCTCATCACACGTCCCAATTATTATGGGATTTATCAGCCTATCGAAAAACTTGTAGAATACTGCCACGAAAATAATATCAAGATTATCGTAGACGAAGCACACGGAACGCATTTCGCACTGGACTGTTTCGACAAAAATGCAATGCAACTAGGTTGTGATATTTCTATTAATTCATATCACAAAACAATGCCTGCATTCACACAAACTGCTGCGATTAATTTCAACTGCGAATATGAATTGATAGATAAAACCATAAGTAATCTACAAATGATTATGACATCTTCCCCATCGTATATTTTCATGACATCTGTAGAATATGCAATTGATTATTGCACTAAAAATGAAAACAAATACGCTGAATTAAAAGAAATAATAGATTGGTTTTATAGTGAGATTGAAGGCTTGGATTTCATAAGAAAAGCTCCTATTCAAAAAAATTGCAAGAGAGATTTTACAAGAATTGTCCTTGAATGCGACAATCCAAGTGATGTCAATGAGCATTTGATAAAAAACGGAATTTATATTGAAATGATAGACGACAAAAATCTCGTATTGATTTCAACGATTGCAGATGAGAAAAAAGATTTTGAAATCTTGCTGGAAGCTCTTCGTTCATATAAAAAATCAGACTCTACGAAAACTTATAAAACGTACGATTATTTACTGAACAAAATAATCGCCAATGATATCGTGATTTATCCACCAGGAAAAATTTTTGCGAAGAAAAATTCCACAATTAATCAAGAACAAATCGATGAGCTGAACGATTTATCATCAAAGGGCGTAAATATTTTATTAAAATAGGTTGACTTTTTTATTGTAACGGTGTATTATTGTTATAGAACAGATGAGAAAGGAGATAATATGCAATTTGATGATAATAAGCCTATCTACATTCAAATCGTAGATTATTTTAAATACAAAATAATTAGGCAAGAATTAAAGTCTTCTGATAAAATTCCTTCTGTCAGAGAAACTGCGAAAGAATTAAACGTAAATCCTAATACTGTTCAACGTGCTTATGCAGAGTTGGAAAGCTGTGGAGTTACTATGAGTAAACGAGGACTTGGTTCGTTTGTAGATGTGGACGATGATAAATTAAAAGCTTTGAAAAATGACATGGCAGAACAATTGATCGATGATTTCTTAAACGAAATGTATCAGATGAATATGCCGAAAGAAAAGCTAATGGAACTAATAGATGAAAGGTGGACAAAATGAGCGTACTCGAAATAAAAAATTTGTCGAAAAAATACGGCAACAAACAAGCACTTAATGATGTATCATTTACAGCCGAAAAAGGAGAAGTGATTGGACTTCTAGGTCCAAATGGTTCTGGCAAGACTACTTTAATCAAAATTTTAGCTGGAATAATAAAAAAATACGAAGGCGAAGTGAAGATTGATTCACAAAATGTTAATTACAAGACAAAAGAATTCGTAAGTTATTTGCCGGATCGATTTTTTCTAGACCCTAACCTTACAATCGCCCAAACACAAGCATTGTTCGAAGATTTTTATTCCGATTTTGACGGAGAAAAATTCACTAACTTTATTGAACAAATGAGTTTGGACAAGAAAATGAAAATTAGCAATCTATCAAAAGGTATGACTGAAAAGTTGAACTTGGCACTTGTGTTATCACGTCACGCTAAGCTTTTCATAATTGACGAACCTATCGCAGGAGTTGACCCTGTAGCTCGTGAACAAATTTTGGATGCAATCATTGATAACATCGACCCTGATTCTACTCTCGTAATTACCACTCACTTGGTTAGAGATATCGAAAGAATTTTCGACAGAGTAATAATGCTCAACAAAGGTTCTGTGGAATTAAATGATAGCGTAGAAAATTTGAGATCAACTTACAACAAAGGCATTGAAGATGTGTACAAACAAATTTTTGGAGGTCACCATGCTTAAACTTTTAAAACACGATTTAAAAAACAACTTGAAATTATGTTTGATATCATTACTAGTAGGATTATTGGGAAACAGCTTTTTATATGCATTATTTAAAAATTCAATAATGACAAATACTCAAACATTGGGATTTGTAGAAATGCTCTTCTTGATTTTATGTATACTTGCAGTTTTCGGAAGTTTTTTGGCATTGACTGTACAAATTGTCATGGTGTTCAGACGAGATTACTATTCCGACAGAGGATATTTGATGTTCACCCTTCCAGTTAGAAGCAACGACATTTTAATGAGTAAATTATTATTCGCTCTTATTTGGACAGTAATATTTGGCGTAGCTTTTTCTTTGATAAACTTCTTGGGAATGTATTTTATCGGTGAGTCAAAATTTTTAGAAATGATTAAATTGGCATTTAATAATCCGTACTTTACGATTTCTCCATTTACGTTTATACTTTTGACAGTATATTTTATTATAAGTACATTCATAGGATACATCGTAATGTATTTCTCAATAGTTGCTACGAAATCATTGTTCCCATCAAACAAAACTGGCTACTCATGGATTATAATTATGATTGTGATTAATGTGGTTATATCTCTAATCGACCAAGAAATATTCACAAGATTCCCTTACCTAATCTCATATGTAGGTGAAGGAATCGTAAATGCTAGCGAATTAATAACGCTAAAAAATTCAGATACAATTACAATGAACACATTCACAAAATTGATGGGAATACCTATTTCAAGTACTATTATTTGGATATTGACAGGACTTGGCTTATACCAAGCATCGATAAAAATGATGGACAATTCAATAGATATTTAAACGACAAAAAGCCTCATATTGAGGCTTTTTTTAAATTACAAATTGATATATAAGTCCAAGCGTTGCACACACGCCGATTATCTTAATGATAGAAACTTTTTTATAATACATTACAAATCCCACAACAAATGAAACAACTGCAATAATATTGATATTTGTCGAATTGAATTTGCCATTAAACACTGCTGATTCGAACAAATCGATAAATGCAATGAAAATAAGTGCTGCAACTGCAGGTTTGATTCCTTTTAATATATAATCCAAAAACTTTAATTCTTTTCCCGAGAAAATCAACTTAGACAATGGAAGCAGAATAATTAACGCCGGAAACACCAATCCAGTAGTTGCTACAACAGCGCCCAGCACGGAATATATTTTCATTCCAACAAATGTCGCAGAATTTATTGCTATCGGTCCTGGAGTCATTTGAGAAATCGTAAGTACATCTGTCAATTCTCTAAGACTAATCCATTGATTTTCATTTACGACAAAATTTGTGATAAGCGGAAGTGTTGCATATCCTCCACCAAAAGCAAATAATCCTACTTTAAAAAACACCCAGAATAATTTAATCAAAATCATATTTGCCACCTACAATCTTTGAATACATTACTCCTATACAAGCACACGCAAGTAAAATTATCGCAACGTTTATGTTAAATACAAATCCCATTACAAATGCTAAAATCATTATTCCAATTCCAAGTGCTCTGTCTTTTTTCAAATTTGATTTTGCCAAATCCACAACAGTTAAAAGTAATATCGCACTGATTGCTCCACTCATACTAATAAGCATCATATTGATAAATGGATTATCGTGAATTTTGTTGTAAATCAAACTTACAATCGAAATAATAACCAAGCACGGAAGTGTTGCTGCAAGTACACTTGCAATTGCTCCTTTTGTTTTGTTTATCCTGTATCCCAATAAAATTGATGTATTAATAGCCATCGCTCCTGGACAACTTTGTGCCAAGGCGATTATCTTCATCATTTCGTCGTCGTCAATTATTTTTTTATTCTTAACAAACTCATCTCTAATAATAGGTACTATTGTATACCCTCCGCCAAATGTTACGGCATTAATTTTCAGAAGAGTTTTAAATAAATCAATGTTTTTCAAATTTATCACCTAGATAATATTATCCTATACAATAAAATTTTTTTCAAATTAAAAAGCATAATCTCGTTAAAAGATTATGCTCATAAATTTTTTGTTTATTGGTTTTCCAATTCTAATTCCAAGTTTTCTTTATTTGATGATAAAAATCTAACCAAAACACATCCTACAAACATTGTGAAAAATGCTGGTATTACCCATACCATTCCTTCTTTGTATAGTGGCAAACTGTTCAAGAAACTATTGGCAGCACCTATAGATATTTTGTTTGCTTCAAGCGTATTTGCAACTGTGCTGACTACGCTTACAAAAACTGTAACATATGAAGTCCATTTGTAAACTGCAGTTGATTTCTTGAATAGATTTTCACTTAATGATAAAACTATTAGAACCAAACTTACTGGATATATTGCAGATAAAACAGGCACTGATAATTTAAGTATTGTATTCAATCCAAAATTGCTTACAACAAGTGCTGTCACTGTCCACAATGTCGCCCACTTTCTATAAGTCATTTTATTAGTCAATTCGAAAAAATATTGGCTAACAGATGTTATAAGTCCGATACAAGTTGTAAGGCATGCTAATGTGAATATAGATGCTAATAAAACTGCTCCAAAAGATCCAAATGTAAATCTTGCAACATTTGTCAATATTTCTGCTCCGTTTGTAGTTTTAGGGAATAATCCCGCAGTAGAATATCCCACAAATGAAAGCATTGTATATATTATTACCAAAAATGCACCAGCAACTACTCCTCCCTTTTTTGTGTAAGTTAATACATCTTTATCGTTATTGATATTCATTGCTCTTATTGCCAAACTGATTACCAACCCGAAATTAAGCGCTGCTATTGTATCCATAGTGTTGTATCCTTCCAAAAATCCTGTAAAATGAGGTGAACTCATGTATGCTTGTGATGGATTCATTGGCATGAAAACTTTCTTGGATAAAACACCCACGAATAATAATGTTATCAAAGTTAAAAGTGCTGGTGTCAAAAATTTTCCTGAACGTTTTACTATTTTTTTAGGATTTAGAGCTAGCCAATAAGCACATCCAAAAAACGCACATGTGTACAAAAATCTCGCTAAATTCACATTAAATGATTCTGGCAAGTATGGCTTAAAAGCCATTTCAAATGGAAGTGTCGCAGCTCTTGGTATTCCAAGTCCAGGTCCTATCGATAAGTATATTAACATAGGGAAAATTAAAGCAAACATCGGTGACACTTTTTTTGCTAAATTTGTCAAACCTTTTGTTTTTGCTACAACTAATGTCCCTAAAATTGGAAATACAACTGCTGTTATGCAGAAAAACGACAAACTAATCCAAACTTTTCCTCCCGATAACTTACCTAACATTGGAGGGAATATTAAATTTCCTGCTCCAAAAAACATCCCAAACAACATCAAACTAACTGTCAGCATTTCTGCTCTGGTTAAACTCTTTTTCATTCATATCCTCCTAAATTCCAATAAAAAAATCCTCTATCTCATAAGAGATAAAGGACGAATAATCGCGGTACCACCTTTGTTCCTGTAAATATTATGCATATGTACAGACGCTTAGTATATCTATCAATATACGGTTTTGGTAACGATGTGCCTCAACGGGTACACTTACTTTCTTCAGCATACCAGTAATAGAAGATGATTTTCATAATGATATTTACACTATTTCTCACCAAACAATAGCTCTCTGAACTAAATGATTCATTATTACTCTTTCTTCAACTTTTGAATTAATATAATAATATATTAAACTTTATTTTTTAGTTTGTCAAGTATTTTTTATATTTTTTTAATTTTTTTATTGTTTTAATCAAAAAGCTGAATCTAAATTAATAGATTCAGCTTGAATTCTGATTTTTAAATTAGTTTGCTTTGTCAATTGATCCAAAAATTTCCATTTTTTCTTTAACTTTTGCTTTGATTGCTTCGTAACCTGGCTTCAAAACTTTTCTTGGATCGAATCCTTTCTTTTCTTTATCTTTGTCTTCTTCAAAATATTTTCTAGTTGCTTCTGTAAATACTATTTGGCATTCAGTGTTTACATTGATTTTGGATACTCCAAGGCTAATTGCTTCTTTGATCATGTCAGTTGGAATTCCAGTTCCACCATGAAGAACTAGAGGCATTTCTCCGATTTCTCCCTTGATTTCTCCAAGAGCATTGAAGTCCAATCCTTTCCAGTTTTCTGGATAAACTCCATGGATGTTACCAATTCCTGCTGCCAAGAAATCTATTCCTAATTCAGAAATTCTCTTACATTCATTTTTGTCGGCGATTTCTCCTTGACCGATTACTCCGTCTTCTTCACCACCGATTGAACCAACTTCTGCTTCAACGCTGATTCCTTTTGAATGCGCAAGTTCAACAATTTCTTTTGTTTTTTCTATATTTTCATCGATTGGATATTTAGAACCATCAAACATTACTGAAGTAAATCCTGCTTCGATACATTTTTTTGCACCTTCGAATGATCCGTGGTCTAAGTGAATTGCTACAGGAACTGTTATATTTAATTCTTCAACCATTCCTTTAACCATTCCTACAACTGTTTTATATCCACCCATGTATTTTCCAGCGCCTTCGCTAACTCCCAAAATAACTGGTGAGTTGTTTTCTTGTGCTGTTTCCAAAATAGCTTTAGTCCATTCTAGGTTGTTTATATTGAAATGACCTACTGCGTATTTTCCTTTTAATGCATCTTTTAACATTTTGTCTGCTGCTACTAACATAATTTCCTCCTTGAAAATCTG encodes:
- the scfB gene encoding thioether cross-link-forming SCIFF peptide maturase, translating into MIHKYKMNGHNIVLDVNGGSVHVFDDISYDVLDYYKDLSADEIVEKLAQYPEESVRDSIKEIAELEKANMLFSSDDYLHIEDFKKREPVLKAMCLHVVHDCNLKCEYCFASQGDFGGHKAYMTEEVGKKALKYLVDNSGSRKFLEVDFFGGEPLMDFELVKKLVKYGNEIAEEKGKKFRFTITTNGVLLDDDKIDFINKNMHNVVLSLDGRKSVNDNMRKTLNDKGSYDLIVPKFQKLIKGRKGKYYYVRGTFTKKNLDFSEDVKHFKDLGFELSSIEPVVDSDYDDYAITKEDLDTVLNEYEKLAVEYAKDQVNGSNFKFFHFMVDLTQGPCVIKRMQGCGAGCEYVAVTPEGDIYPCHQFVGNEKFKMGNILDENLTLPEDMREEFLNCHVFTKEDCKNCWCKFYCSGGCHANAYNFNNDIYKPYELGCAMQKKRTECAIMVEVEKMLNA
- a CDS encoding aminotransferase class V-fold PLP-dependent enzyme, with translation MRNLYDNLINRKEKVSFHMPGHKGKMLEGMNDFLENILKIDVTELSDTDDLYHANNIIAEGRNNLALFSHAKKSMYLVNGSTSGIVASIMSVLDENEKILIEKNCHKSVINGVRLARGESVEIDCDGVCEQEVLIENLKKDSSIKAVLITRPNYYGIYQPIEKLVEYCHENNIKIIVDEAHGTHFALDCFDKNAMQLGCDISINSYHKTMPAFTQTAAINFNCEYELIDKTISNLQMIMTSSPSYIFMTSVEYAIDYCTKNENKYAELKEIIDWFYSEIEGLDFIRKAPIQKNCKRDFTRIVLECDNPSDVNEHLIKNGIYIEMIDDKNLVLISTIADEKKDFEILLEALRSYKKSDSTKTYKTYDYLLNKIIANDIVIYPPGKIFAKKNSTINQEQIDELNDLSSKGVNILLK
- a CDS encoding GntR family transcriptional regulator is translated as MQFDDNKPIYIQIVDYFKYKIIRQELKSSDKIPSVRETAKELNVNPNTVQRAYAELESCGVTMSKRGLGSFVDVDDDKLKALKNDMAEQLIDDFLNEMYQMNMPKEKLMELIDERWTK
- a CDS encoding ABC transporter ATP-binding protein, with product MSVLEIKNLSKKYGNKQALNDVSFTAEKGEVIGLLGPNGSGKTTLIKILAGIIKKYEGEVKIDSQNVNYKTKEFVSYLPDRFFLDPNLTIAQTQALFEDFYSDFDGEKFTNFIEQMSLDKKMKISNLSKGMTEKLNLALVLSRHAKLFIIDEPIAGVDPVAREQILDAIIDNIDPDSTLVITTHLVRDIERIFDRVIMLNKGSVELNDSVENLRSTYNKGIEDVYKQIFGGHHA
- a CDS encoding antibiotic ABC transporter permease, which codes for MLKLLKHDLKNNLKLCLISLLVGLLGNSFLYALFKNSIMTNTQTLGFVEMLFLILCILAVFGSFLALTVQIVMVFRRDYYSDRGYLMFTLPVRSNDILMSKLLFALIWTVIFGVAFSLINFLGMYFIGESKFLEMIKLAFNNPYFTISPFTFILLTVYFIISTFIGYIVMYFSIVATKSLFPSNKTGYSWIIIMIVINVVISLIDQEIFTRFPYLISYVGEGIVNASELITLKNSDTITMNTFTKLMGIPISSTIIWILTGLGLYQASIKMMDNSIDI
- a CDS encoding chromate transporter — encoded protein: MILIKLFWVFFKVGLFAFGGGYATLPLITNFVVNENQWISLRELTDVLTISQMTPGPIAINSATFVGMKIYSVLGAVVATTGLVFPALIILLPLSKLIFSGKELKFLDYILKGIKPAVAALIFIAFIDLFESAVFNGKFNSTNINIIAVVSFVVGFVMYYKKVSIIKIIGVCATLGLIYQFVI
- a CDS encoding chromate transporter → MINLKNIDLFKTLLKINAVTFGGGYTIVPIIRDEFVKNKKIIDDDEMMKIIALAQSCPGAMAINTSILLGYRINKTKGAIASVLAATLPCLVIISIVSLIYNKIHDNPFINMMLISMSGAISAILLLTVVDLAKSNLKKDRALGIGIMILAFVMGFVFNINVAIILLACACIGVMYSKIVGGKYDFD
- the brnQ gene encoding branched-chain amino acid transport system II carrier protein, translating into MKKSLTRAEMLTVSLMLFGMFFGAGNLIFPPMLGKLSGGKVWISLSFFCITAVVFPILGTLVVAKTKGLTNLAKKVSPMFALIFPMLIYLSIGPGLGIPRAATLPFEMAFKPYLPESFNVNLARFLYTCAFFGCAYWLALNPKKIVKRSGKFLTPALLTLITLLFVGVLSKKVFMPMNPSQAYMSSPHFTGFLEGYNTMDTIAALNFGLVISLAIRAMNINNDKDVLTYTKKGGVVAGAFLVIIYTMLSFVGYSTAGLFPKTTNGAEILTNVARFTFGSFGAVLLASIFTLACLTTCIGLITSVSQYFFELTNKMTYRKWATLWTVTALVVSNFGLNTILKLSVPVLSAIYPVSLVLIVLSLSENLFKKSTAVYKWTSYVTVFVSVVSTVANTLEANKISIGAANSFLNSLPLYKEGMVWVIPAFFTMFVGCVLVRFLSSNKENLELELENQ
- the fba gene encoding class II fructose-1,6-bisphosphate aldolase; the protein is MLVAADKMLKDALKGKYAVGHFNINNLEWTKAILETAQENNSPVILGVSEGAGKYMGGYKTVVGMVKGMVEELNITVPVAIHLDHGSFEGAKKCIEAGFTSVMFDGSKYPIDENIEKTKEIVELAHSKGISVEAEVGSIGGEEDGVIGQGEIADKNECKRISELGIDFLAAGIGNIHGVYPENWKGLDFNALGEIKGEIGEMPLVLHGGTGIPTDMIKEAISLGVSKINVNTECQIVFTEATRKYFEEDKDKEKKGFDPRKVLKPGYEAIKAKVKEKMEIFGSIDKAN